The following proteins are encoded in a genomic region of Oceanispirochaeta sp.:
- a CDS encoding ABC transporter permease, which produces MKRMIPPLIFLSAFWWCSSLIIDKPFFPTPDLVLFSMLHQFREGALAAHLITSLFRVFAALFFSFFPALILGIAAGRNRMVDSLVSPVVYLLYPVPKVALLPIILLFLGLGNLSKIFFVSLVVFFQFFLNLRDETAGINRQYFVSLRSLGGRKADELRHIIIPALLPRIFSSLRMTLGTAIAILFLAETFATRMGIGWYIMDAWSRIAYTEMYAGILALSLAGFVLFLILDVSESFFCRWKS; this is translated from the coding sequence ATGAAAAGAATGATCCCCCCCCTGATCTTTCTGTCCGCCTTCTGGTGGTGCAGTTCCCTGATCATTGATAAACCCTTCTTTCCCACTCCCGATCTGGTTTTATTTTCAATGCTCCATCAGTTCCGGGAAGGAGCTCTGGCAGCTCATCTGATCACCTCCCTCTTCCGGGTTTTTGCGGCTCTCTTCTTCTCTTTCTTTCCCGCTCTCATCCTTGGAATTGCCGCCGGTCGGAACCGGATGGTGGATTCCCTGGTCAGTCCTGTGGTCTATCTCTTGTATCCTGTTCCCAAGGTCGCTCTTCTGCCCATCATCCTGCTCTTTCTGGGACTGGGGAATCTTTCCAAGATCTTCTTTGTCTCCCTTGTTGTCTTTTTTCAGTTCTTCCTGAATCTACGGGATGAAACGGCAGGCATCAATCGTCAGTATTTCGTCTCTCTCCGCTCCCTGGGAGGCCGAAAAGCAGATGAATTGAGGCATATCATCATACCCGCTCTACTGCCTCGAATCTTTTCTTCTCTCAGAATGACTCTGGGAACGGCGATTGCTATACTTTTTCTGGCGGAAACCTTTGCTACCAGAATGGGAATCGGCTGGTATATCATGGATGCCTGGTCCCGGATAGCCTATACGGAGATGTACGCCGGCATACTGGCTCTGAGTCTTGCAGGATTCGTCCTTTTTTTGATCCTGGATGTATCAGAATCCTTTTTCTGCCGTTGGAAGTCATGA